AACCGCAAGCTCGATAAATACAAAGCGGATGGATGACCGAGAATGTGTACTTCGATTCTTGGCTTTTTATCGCTCCTCGCCTGAGAGCTATAATAAGAACGACCTCGACCTTTTCTTGAGTAATCAGATGAGCGAATTGAATGCGCTTTCTGAGTCAGAGATTCACCAATTGGATGCTGTCTTTCGCGACTCAATGCTTAAGGCTTTTTCTCTTTTTGGTGACAAAGCCTTCCGCAAGTTATTCAGCCTAAATGGACGGAGGTCACCGATCAACAAGAGTCTGTTTGAAACCTGGAGTGTTTGCCTCGCGCCAGTACCTCAAGAGCAGTTGCTAACCTCGAAAGACCGAATTATTGCTGCTTTTATGCAGCTGATGAACGTCGATCCCCACTTCGTGAAATCGATATCTGTTGGGACTGGGAATATGTCTAGTGTCAAGATGCGATTCGGGGCGGTAGAAAAGCTTCTTAGGGAGAACTTGTTGTGATAAGAGAATTACGAATCCAAAACTTCAAATGCTTCGAAGACGATACTGTCCACTTTGGGAACATTACCCTGTTGGTTGGGGAGAATGGGACAGGAAAATCTTCTGTTATTCAGTCGCTGCTTTTGCTGAAACAATCTGACGATTCAGGACAACTCCGAAAGGGTGTCCTCCAACTGAACGGGGTGCTCTCTCATTTAGGAACGGCTGTGGATGTACTCCGTGGAAAGAGCCAGAGTGATACCGTCGTGTTTGACGTCTCATTCGAAGATGGAAGGAAAGTAGCTTTTCGCTTCAAATACCCAAAAGGAAAGCCAGACGATTATTTCCTGCATTCAAAAGAACATCATCTTGCCTTCGATCACTCGTTATTGTATCTAAGTGCTGAGCGTGAAGGACCTAGACTAACGTACCCTATGTCGCAACAAGGAGGGGGAACTTACGACGTTGGGATACACGGTGAGTTCAGCATGAGTACGTTGTCGTCTAACGGTCACGAGCCCACACCTAATAGACATTTGTCGAGGATTGCAGACGGAACGAATCAGGCGCTTCTCTACCAGGCGAATTACTGGCTGCAGAACATAATTGGTGATGTTGAGTGCGAAGTAGAGAGCATTGTAAAGGCCGATCAAGTGAGGATTGGCATCAGAGCGATGAATGATAGTAGTTTCCGTCGAGCCTCTAACGTGGGCTTCGGAATAACATATGTACTACCAATCGTTGTCGGTGCTCTGGTTTCCACACAGGGATCGATACTTATAGTGGAGAATCCAGAGGCGCATCTTCATCCTCGCGGTCAGTCAGTGATCGGTTACTTTTTGGCTCATGTCGCAGCCAGCGGCGTGCAGGTTATCGTTGAATCGCACAGCGATCATGTTCTCAACGGAATGAGAAAGGCTGTCGTGGATCAAGTGGTCGAGCCAAACAACGTATCGATTCAATTCTTCATCACACCTAAAATGGATAAAGACAAACGCATAATCACGATAAATCTGGACGAGAAGGGCAGAATCGACAAGTGGCCAGATGGCTTCTTCGACCAAATCACCAATGATCTTGAGCATCTCATATGAACCGTGTGGCTGTTTTGAACGAACTATCTTGTGTGCAGCAAGCACATAATAGCTGGGACGTAACGGATCTTGTTGTTCAATTGCTGCAAGTTGTGCGGGACCTCCGGCCTGTGTTGATGGATTCTAATCCGGTGGCCCACAGCCGAATATGGACTTCGTCACTAGCGGCAGGCACGACACTTTACGATTGGGTTGTCGACAAACGGACAGACAATAAGGACATTCGCCTCGAGCTTCTAAGGTTGTTGACTGCGGCACCGGAAATCAAAACAATGTTCGGTCTGCCCAAGCTGAGATGTGAAGTCGACGGCACCGAGGTCTCAGACTCGGGAGTGGAGGGCGCCACGATTGGAAAGATGGAGAGAAATTGGGAAAGCATGCTGCTCAGTTTCGCGGACGCACCGACTTACAGTACCAGTCCAATTAGTGTTCACATTATCAATGGCGAACAAGAAGAGCACCTTGATCTCGACAATTTGACTGCAGCATCTCAGGTGTCAAGCTACCGACGGGTTTATGAAGCTAGTCCAAAGCATATAGACCACGACAATGAGAATAGTTTTGTGTCGCCGATGGATCTTAACGCTTCAGACGCCCAAGCGGTACTAGACCGTGGGATTAGGTATGGGCGAAAGATTATTGGAAAACACGACGGACGATACTACATATTCATGTGTCACCTCGGAATGTCGTTTCACGGGTATCGCGCGAAATCGCATGAGATCCCTTGGGAAATCCGACGAAAGTTCGATTGAAGAAGGCGTAGCCAGAAATCGCGTGCGGAACGCGTCCTCGATTGTCTACCCACGAGATGGTGGACCCGAGAAACGCTGAACGGCAAGCATGTAATATGCAGAGAAACAAGAGAACCCTGCGATGAATACGTGACAGGGCTTTCAATTCATCTAAATCAAAAAGCTTTCCGTCAACGCATTTGGCGCAAAAGGATCAGGAGTACAGTGGTTTGGTTTGGCGATGTGAGTTCATTTGGTCTGACACAGTTTCGAAATCCGCGCAACAAACGGACGGTAGAAAAGAACCAAACTATCCAAGCGCCCAGCCTAATCCATGACCCGGGCTAAGCGAGAGCCACTGGACCTCTTTGGGAAACATTTGCAAAACCGCGCTTGGCCCCACCCAGAGCGATCTCGCTGTCCAGCTGTTGTTTCCAATTCTTGCTAAATCCATGCGGTCCGAAACAGTGCAATCTCGATTCCACAGATGCACTTTGATGTGAATTGTGATAAAACAGAGAGTACAACACGGACCTTTGCCGGGTACTTGCACTTGTCGAAAGATCTTCTTAGATTGATGCCTGCACGATAGTTGCGTCATTGAAGACGCAGTTTGACAAGCGCACGTTGCGCACTACTTAAAAAACCGCGCCGCTGGGTACTCACCCGACGGCACCTAGTCAAGACTTGACGGCTCTTCCTAACTGGAAGCGCTGGCAGGTCTTTTTTTTTGCGCAAATTCTGGGTAAGCGTAGAAAAGCACATAAACAATTTACACGGCGACCCGGACGCCGGACATATAGGATCCAAAATGTATTTACCAGACACACATCATAACGTGGAGCATGTACGAGGTCGCTGGCTTGCGTCGCTTGAACGATACGCGGATGCTCGTAAGCGATATCCGGACTTGTCCGATTCGGAGTTCGAGAGATTGGCTCGAGAATTTCGATCATTGATCACGGTTGGCAAACAGGCCGATCTCTTCATCGATGTTCTTTCCTTCGAAGCCTTGTACCAGAATGAACTGGCAAAGAAGGTAGAGGCCGAACCATTGCCGGAATTGACGCTCTTTGCTGGGCAGGCTCAGGTAAGACTTCTACAAGAAAGCATTCGTCAGACGCGCTCACAGAGGCATAGATTGATGGGCCAAATCGCTTGGTTTGACCACGGATGCGAGATGCATGATTTGCACACAGGGACATTGGACACGGTGGACAACTACAACCGGCGTGAAGTGGTTGATCGAGTAAAAGCCAACGACATCAAGGTTGCCGAGTTGGAAGAGGAGCTGGATTCTCTAGTTGCTCTCTACAGCGTGGAAGGAGCCGCCGAAATCACGTCGGAAGTAATGGAAAAGTACAGTATTACCAAGTCGAAAAAACGGCGCAAATTCTGAGGAGGAAGGTATCGGGTGCGTGGCTGTTGAAAGCAAAACGATGGTCATGCACCCGAGCGCCATTCCTATCCAGTATTCAATCAACTTCGATTGTTATGTCTTTCTCTATTGACCCAAAAAGATTTCAGAAGTTTTTCAATGTCGTGCCCGACTATGTTGCGCTGTCGCCGGGGATTTTGTTTCGAGTACAAGGGGCTGCAGAGTTTGGTGGGCTATTGAGCAATCATGTCACGGGACTTCGTCGTGTCGCGATTTTTCCAATGCAAGTCGACGGGACGACTCCGCTGGCCGTTATTCGATTCCGTCAATCAGACGACAATTCAAACACCTCGCCATTGAACCAGGCCCTCTCTGTCAACCGTGTCCTGCATAACGGATTGCCGACCTTGACCGACGAAGGTCCCGAATCTCGCATTACAGCAAAGTTTAAGGAGTGGCAGATACCGACTTATGTCGAGCTCACGGGAGTATCGGGGCAAGAAGAGGTTAATCTCTGGCTATTGTTCAAATCTCCACGCCCAGCCGCCGAGGTATGGCTAACGCTGTCGTCACTTCTGGCGGGATTGGGGCTGAGTTCATTTGCAACGATTCACCCGAACCCAACATTGATAGCAAGCATTCCCCACAGGGACGAAGCGATTCTCCTTCCATACTACTCAGGACTTCCCGAGATCTTTTTCGAGCGTTCGGTCGGGAGCTTGCACACCGAGCGAACATGTTTTCTAGATTTGAGTCACAATACTGCCGTGCCGATTCACGAATTTCCAAGCCTTGCGCAAAGGGTGACGAATGCGGCACTAGAGAATCTCGCTGCCGCGGTGAGCCCACACAACGACCAGGCTCGCCGGACCATCCTGTATCGTGACAACGGGAATGGGCATTCTTCCGACGACTCATTTGAGGAGGGAATTGCCAGTAAACGGTATTTACCGCCAGCACCAGTCATCGTCAAGGTTGAGCTTCCACGCGGATACGCGGATCGACCGTCCTTGTACGGCGATGACGAGTCGGGGCAGGGTTCATCAAATGTGAAAAGCGCGAACGAGCACATGTTGTTACCTGCTGAGCTTCGCGTAAAACTTGAGACGTGGAAGATCTTGACCGTTGGGCATCAGATGGAGGCCGTGAAATCACACTTCAGCAACGATTTTCACGTTCTCCCGCGTGAAATCCAACGCCTCTGGCTCAAAACCATTGTAAACCAAATTAGCGTAATCGCGGAGCAAGCAAGCACTTGGGCCGCAGAGGGATTGGCGTCCATGGATTTGGGCAAACGTGATATTGTTGACATACTTCTACGGGCAAAGATTCTTGACTTTTCCGATGAGCAAAGGGGACGTCTGTTCGTAACGTGGCTTAGTTCGAACGGCGGAGTCTTTCAACGTGCAGGCGATGGGGCTGAACTTGAGTGGCGGGGCGACAAGTTCGTGGTCGGAGAAAATCAGAAGTTCCGGTCGCTCTTCTGGGAGTTAACTGGACGGGGCGACTCGCAACTATCGTTCGATACGGCCATCGACGCAATCCACAACGAGTCGATTGCAATTTCCGAAGCTAATGTTGGAGCTCCGGTACCGAAAGCAGCGAGTAAAAAGTCCGCGCGAAAATCCGCGAAATCTGACAGCGCAGAAAATCGGGCATAAGTTAATAGTGGCGAACAGCGACCCAAGACTTGACGAGATCCTTCGTGCACTCCGTGAAATTCGCACCGAGCACGAACGATTACAGAGTCCATGGTTAACGCCGGAACACGCGGCGTTCTATCTCGGTGTGTCGCGCTCTCGCATCTACCAGTACATTCACGAAGGAAGTATCCCGTTCCACCGCTTGCCCGAGTCGAATCTAATTCGATTGAACGCGCTCGAACTCGACGCATGGGTGCGGAGCGAATCGCAACCACCAAAACAAGTCAGCAATGAAGCAATCAGGAGGATTCTAAGATAATGCCCGTCACAGTACGATGGAGGGACAGAAAGAAGGGACGCACGTACTTTCTGGACATCGTTCACGACGGACGGCGAAAGAAAGTAACAATTGGCGTTGTAAGTAGTCGCGATGCTCGCGACATCGCCGCTCGAACGGAGCGTGAACTTCTGCTCAACGGTTGGCCTGATGAAAAGCCGGGCAATCTGACGTTTTCAGAGTTCATGACGCAGTACTTCGACTACTGCGTCGCAACAAAGTCTGGCAGCACGGTGAAAACGGACCGATACGCGCTCCATACCTTCGCGAGGTACATCGGCAACGTACCGTTGTCCGACATCACGACCGACAAGATCGAAGAGTTCCGGCTGCATTTGCTGCGAAAAGTGAAGCCGAATTCCG
This region of Calditrichota bacterium genomic DNA includes:
- a CDS encoding DUF3696 domain-containing protein, whose translation is MIRELRIQNFKCFEDDTVHFGNITLLVGENGTGKSSVIQSLLLLKQSDDSGQLRKGVLQLNGVLSHLGTAVDVLRGKSQSDTVVFDVSFEDGRKVAFRFKYPKGKPDDYFLHSKEHHLAFDHSLLYLSAEREGPRLTYPMSQQGGGTYDVGIHGEFSMSTLSSNGHEPTPNRHLSRIADGTNQALLYQANYWLQNIIGDVECEVESIVKADQVRIGIRAMNDSSFRRASNVGFGITYVLPIVVGALVSTQGSILIVENPEAHLHPRGQSVIGYFLAHVAASGVQVIVESHSDHVLNGMRKAVVDQVVEPNNVSIQFFITPKMDKDKRIITINLDEKGRIDKWPDGFFDQITNDLEHLI
- a CDS encoding excisionase family DNA-binding protein, with translation MANSDPRLDEILRALREIRTEHERLQSPWLTPEHAAFYLGVSRSRIYQYIHEGSIPFHRLPESNLIRLNALELDAWVRSESQPPKQVSNEAIRRILR